A genomic region of Arachis hypogaea cultivar Tifrunner chromosome 5, arahy.Tifrunner.gnm2.J5K5, whole genome shotgun sequence contains the following coding sequences:
- the LOC112803431 gene encoding coniferyl alcohol acyltransferase-like, translating to MGEFRVSVIKEEVVAAMLPMQDHWLPFSNLDLLLPPIDASVFFCYNNTAMLSFGSMMESLKNSLAKALVPYYAFAGEVVQNSMGEPELLCNNRGVDFVVAEADVELRSLNLYNPDESVEGKLVPKKKRGVLAVQVTWLKCGGLVVGCTSDHRIADAYSTNMFLVSWAQLAQSTGLSTLTHQPCFRRSLLSPRRPPTLHPSASIDRMYVLLTDHLPPPPEPNPSSDLGPIVSRIYFITVEELNRIQALATSSGVKPTKLVSFSAFLWKLVATASVSSKTIIDGYNNKKAIVAKMGIVVDGRRRLSNGDKKKEALMNCYFGNVVSIPFDGEPVEKLAEKTLSQVAEQVHEFLEVATTEEHFLGLNDWVEIHRPVPAVTRIFHETYDGPCFVVSSGRRFLESKVDFGWGKPIFESCHFPWGGGCGYVMPLPSPKGNGDWVLYLHLHKNHLEFMESHYSHIFRPLSWDYLSNQI from the exons ATGGGAGAATTCAGAGTGAGTGTGATCAAAGAGGAAGTGGTGGCAGCCATGCTTCCCATGCAAGACCATTGGTTGCCATTCTCAAACCTTGACCTCCTTCTTCCACCGATTGATGCTAGCGTCTTCTTTTGCTACAATAACACCGCAATGCTGAGCTTTGGATCAATGATGGAGTCACTTAAGAATTCACTAGCTAAGGCTTTGGTTCCCTATTATGCTTTTGCTGGTGAGGTGGTGCAAAACTCCATGGGTGAACCTGAGCTTCTGTGCAATAACCGTGGGGTTGATTTTGTTGTGGCTGAGGCTGATGTTGAACTTCGGAGTCTTAACTTGTATAACCCTGATGAATCTGTTGAAGGAAAGCTTGTTCCAAAGAAGAAGCGTGGCGTGCTTGCTGTTCAG GTAACTTGGCTAAAGTGTGGTGGGTTAGTAGTAGGATGCACTTCTGACCATCGCATCGCCGATGCTTACAGTACAAACATGTTTCTTGTATCGTGGGCCCAGTTGGCCCAATCGACAGGGCTCAGTACCTTAACTCATCAACCTTGTTTTCGCCGCTCCCTCCTCAGTCCAAGACGTCCCCCCACTCTCCACCCTTCTGCTTCAATTGACCGCATGTATGTTCTCCTCACCGACCACCTTCCTCCACCACCTGAGCCCAATCCCAGTTCCGATCTCGGCCCAATCGTCAGCCGCATATATTTCATCACTGTTGAAGAACTTAACCGCATTCAGGCACTTGCAACCTCAAGTGGTGTCAAGCCCACAAAGCTTGTATCCTTCTCTGCATTCTTGTGGAAATTGGTTGCTACGGCGTCTGTTTCATCCAAAACTATTATTGATG GTTATAATAACAAAAAGGCGATCGTTGCTAAGATGGGTATTGTGGTTGATGGAAGAAGAAGGCTGAGCAATGGCGACAAGAAAAAGGAAGCACTAATGAATTGTTACTTTGGCAACGTGGTTTCCATTCCATTTGATGGGGAACCAGTGGAGAAGTTAGCGGAAAAGACGCTGAGCCAGGTGGCCGAGCAGGTTCACGAGTTCCTAGAGGTGGCAACAACGGAAGAGCACTTCTTAGGGCTCAATGACTGGGTTGAAATACACCGCCCCGTACCGGCGGTGACCAGGATCTTTCATGAAACGTATGATGGACCGTGTTTTGTGGTGTCTTCAGGAAGAAGGTTTCTTGAGTCAAAGGTTGATTTTGGCTGGGGAAAGCCAATATTTGAATCATGCCATTTTCCATggggtggtggttgtggttaTGTGATGCCATTGCCTAGCCCTAAAGGGAATGGCGATTGGGTGCTCTATTTGCACCTTCACAAGAACCACTTGGAATTCATGGAGTCTCATTATTCTCATATATTTAGGCCTTTATCTTGGGATTACCTTTCCAACCAAATATGA